Proteins from one Triticum aestivum cultivar Chinese Spring chromosome 7A, IWGSC CS RefSeq v2.1, whole genome shotgun sequence genomic window:
- the LOC123147477 gene encoding uncharacterized protein, translated as MESGSDDGSNSSSSSCPPGIAALRSGRTVAGGKNKSAPSRRQRVTTDLSIYSDLSCRRAPAPPRLQGVLQKDSAKELGQAWAKFFHANGIPGEKADCPHFQEAMRLTQQLGPVVQDVPTGSEIDWPCLQSEYDELMERVTEWKGWWDLYGVTVMCDSWIGPTGTTIVNFMISCDRCMYFHKSVDATGRMQSVPYLYELIRKVVVEEIGQGFVVQIVTQNGSNFKEACGQLIKEYLHIVWQPCAAHTVNLMLMEIGNIPKVDAVLSSAKRIYRFFYSYSEPLHAQMKTKIGGELIPPNAARFGTDFMCLQSYWDNKDKLR; from the exons ATGGAGTCAGGCTCTGATGACgggagcaacagcagcagcagcagctgcccCCCTGGCATCGCGGCCTTGCGCTCAG GTCGTACTGTTGCTGGTGGAAAGAACAAGTCTGCACCAAGTCGTAGGCAGAGAGTGACTACTGACTTAAGCATATATTCAGACCTTTCCTGCCGCAGGGCACCCGCCCCACCTCGGCTCCAGGGGGTTCTCCAAAAGGATTCAGCTAAGGAGCTTGGGCAGGCTTGGGCCAAGTTTTTCCATGCCAATGGCATTCCTGGGGAGAAAGCCGACTGCCCGCATTTCCAAGAGGCCATGAGATTGACGCAACAACTTGGTCCGGTGGTTCAGGACGTTCCTACAGGTTCAGAAATTGATTGGCCATGCCTGCAGTCCGAGTATGACGAATTGATGGAGCGTGTGACCGAATGGAAAGGTTGGTGGGATCTGTATGGTGTTACTGTGATGTGTGACTCATGGATAGGACCTACTGGGACAACCATCGTAAACTTCATGATCTCCTGCGATAGGTGCATGTACTTTCACAAGTCTGTTGATGCCACCGGACGCATGCAGAGTGTTCCGTATCTCTATGAATTGATTAGgaaggtggttgtggaggagaTTGGGCAAGGCTTCGTAGTTCAAATTGTGACACAGAATGGATCAAACTTCAAGGAAGCGTGCGGGCAACTCATCAAGGAGTATCTGCACATTGTTTGGCAGCCATGTGCGGCTCATACTGTTAATCTCATGCTGATGGAAATTGGAAATATCCCCAAGGTTGATGCGGTGCTCTCCAGTGCCAAGCGGATATATAGGTTTTTCTATAGTTATTCTGAACCTCTGCACGCTCAAATGAAAACCAAGATTGGTGGAGAGTTGATCCCACCCAATGCCGCAAGGTTCGGAACTGACTTTATGTGTCTACAAAGTTACTGGGATAACAAAGACAAGCTCAGGTAG
- the LOC123147476 gene encoding uncharacterized protein: protein MANGDRLAGAPSPPPMPPPLPPSLSRPPNRPLSENHLAISVPLLSLAGSGADADAPLARWLRRLEAFLAVSGLSASTPLGVAFAASALAVVGVALPAMAVSLSPCRKHERVCDDFEVEMFEVCVMMSQAAAAAVAVACVSRKMAMYGLRKFLFVDPELGMRIRFQKEYVVRIQDFFRTLMWWILPCLAVKVTREMFRFSHMFHQSIWRSCIVLFASIMSWMYLTTIVLSSCMLFNLVCNLQVIHFDDYGKVVEQDADPLVYLKEHLQLRHNLSKISHRFRMFLLLLFFSVTASQFAILYKTTAYNGPINFTNGGDIAVSSVVQVVGLVLCLHGAAKISHRAQNIAAIASRWHALATCSSDSTYVSTPNDSGNLVPFPAHMFLRDYSESDLESMESGSMQGNSHNTAQLASYMSSYHKRESLVLYLLTNPGGITLYGWIVDRTFLNTILMLELTLVLFVLSKTVVIPVKTLVNSYMSFP from the exons ATGGCCAACGGCGACCGCCTCGCCGGAGCACCGTCCCCGCCGCctatgccgccgccgctgcctccgtcACTAAGCAGGCCGCCGAATCGGCCACTGTCGGAGAACCACCTGGCGATCTCCGTGCCGCTGCTCTCGCTCGCCGGCTCCGGCGCCGACGCAGACGCGCCGCTGGCGCGGTGGCTCCGGCGGCTCGAGGCGTTCCTCGCGGTGTCGGGGCTCTCTGCCTCGACCCCTCTCGGCGTGGCCTTCGCGGCGTCCGCGCTGGCGGTGGTGGGCGTCGCGCTGCCCGCGATGGCCGTGAGCCTCTCCCCATGCCGCAAGCACGAGCGGGTCTGCGACGACTTCGAGGTTGAGATGTTCGAGGTGTGCGTCATGATGTCGCAGGCGGCGGCCgcggccgtcgccgtcgcctgcgtGTCGCGGAAGATGGCCATGTACGGCCTCCGCAAGTTCCTCTTCGTTGACCCGGAGCTTGGCATGCGGATCCGCTTCCAGAAGGAGTACGTCGTCAGGATCCAG GACTTCTTCCGAACACTTATGTGGTGGATATTGCCATGCCTTGCTGTGAAGGTCACTCGAGAGATGTTCCGCTTTTCCCACATGTTCCATCAGTCAATTTGGAGGTCATGCATTGTGCTATTTGCTTCCATCATGTCATGGATGTATTTGACCACAATTGTGTTGTCTTCCTGCATGCTTTTCAACTTGGTTTGCAATCTACAAGTTATACACTTTGATGATTACGGAAAAGTTGTAGAGCAAGACGCGGATCCTCTAGTCTATTTGAAAGAGCACCTGCAGCTCCGCCATAATCTCTCCAAAATCAGTCACAGGTTCCGCATGTTCCTTTTGCTGCTCTTCTTTTCTGTTACAGCAAGCCAGTTCGCCATTCTTTACAAGACAACAGCATACAACGGGCCAATCAATTTCACCAATGGTGGTGATATAGCT GTATCTTCAGTTGTTCAAGTTGTAGGCCTTGTCCTTTGTTTACATGGAGCTGCTAAAATTTCTCACAGAGCTCAAAACATTGCCGCAATAGCTAGTCGATGGCATGCTTTAGCGACATGCTCGAGTGATTCTACATACGTGAGCACCCCAAATGATTCTGGGAACCTTGTGCCCTTTCCAGCGCATATGTTTCTGAGAGATTACTCGGAAAGTGACTTGGAGTCTATGGAAAGTGGCTCAATGCAAGGCAATTCTCATAACACAGCTCAATTGGCATCTTATATGTCTTCATACCACAAGAGAGAATCGCTTG TGCTCTATCTGCTAACCAACCCTGGGGGCATCACACTATACGGTTGGATTGTCGACCGGACATTCCTCAACACGATCCTGATGCTCGAGCTAACCCTTGTGCTGTTTGTGCTCAGCAAGACCGTTGTGATCCCAGTGAAAACGTTAGTCAACAGTTACATGAGTTTCCCATGA
- the LOC123147478 gene encoding kelch repeat-containing protein At3g27220 isoform X1, with protein MPPAPVPRLDGASVQIGDLLYVVAGYGSLDHVHSHVDVYNFTSNTWTGRFDMPKMSNSHLGMASDGRYIYAVSGQFGPQCRPAVSRNFVLDTKLRKWDELPPLPVPRYAPATQLWRGRLHVMGGGKEDRHEPGLEHWSLAVKDAKALENEWRAEIPIPRGGPHRACVVANDKLFVIGGQEGDFMPKPGSPIFKCARRHEVVYGDVYMLDNEAKWKQLSPMPKPDSHIEFAWVVVNNSIVIVGGTTEKHPITKKMILVGEVFRFDLETLKWSVIGRMPFRIKTALAGYWDGWLYFTSGQRDRGPDNPSPKKVVGSMWRTKLHVWCPMFEPEVSVYS; from the exons ATGCCGCCGGCGCCCGTTCCCCGGCTTGACGGGGCGTCCGTGCAGATCGGGGACCTCCTCTACGTCGTCGCAGGGTACGGGAGCCTCGACCAT GTCCATTCTCATGTGGATGTGTACAATTTCACTTCTAACACATGGACTGGAAGGTTTGATATGCCCAAGATGTCAAATTCACATTTAGGGATGGCCTCAGATGGGAGATACATCTATGCAGTGTCTGGACAATTTGGTCCACAGTGTCGGCCAGCTGTGAGCCGTAATTTTGTTCTAGACACAAAGTTAAGGAAGTGGGACGAATTGCCTCCTTTACCTGTTCCTAG GTATGCACCAGCTACTCAACTTTGGCGTGGGCGGCTTCATGTGATGGGTGGTGGCAAAGAAGACCGCCATGAACCTGGATTAGAGCACTGGAGCCTTGCTGTGAAGGATGCCAAAGCATTGGAGAATGAGTGGCGAGCTGAAATACCGATACCACGTGGTGGACCTCATAG GGCATGTGTTGTTGCTAACGACAAACTCTTTGTGATTGGTGGTCAAGAGGGAGACTTCATGCCTAAACCAGGGTCACCTATTTTTAAATGCGCAAGGAGGCATGAG GTTGTTTATGGTGATGTGTATATGCTAGACAATGAAGCTAAATGGAAGCAACTGTCTCCAATGCCAAAGCCAGATTCCCACATAGAATTTGCATGGGTCGTTGTTAATAACTCCATAGTAATTGTTGGCGGAACTACCGAGAAGCACCCTATCACCAAAAAGATGATTCTTGTTGGTGAAGTCTTCCGGTTTGATTTGGAAACATTG AAATGGTCAGTCATTGGTCGTATGCCTTTCCGGATCAAGACAGCCTTAGCTGGTTACTGGGATGGTTGGCTCTATTTCACTTCTGGGCAGAGGGATAGGGGACCTGATAATCCAAGTCCTAAGAAAGTTGTTGGTTCTATGTGGAGAACGAAACTGCACGTCTGGTGTCCAATGTTTGAACCAGAGGTTTCTGTATATTcttaa
- the LOC123147478 gene encoding kelch repeat-containing protein At3g27220 isoform X2, producing the protein MAAPAPPTTSSKPPLPPRLAVPLALALLLALAFVADFLSYSSAISPAVSSSSKTEGNIDDTKLRNGSPAVRHLNATFSDLPAPHWEWEEMPPAPVPRLDGASVQIGDLLYVVAGYGSLDHVHSHVDVYNFTSNTWTGRFDMPKMSNSHLGMASDGRYIYAVSGQFGPQCRPAVSRNFVLDTKLRKWDELPPLPVPRYAPATQLWRGRLHVMGGGKEDRHEPGLEHWSLAVKDAKALENEWRAEIPIPRGGPHRACVVANDKLFVIGGQEGDFMPKPGSPIFKCARRHEVVYGDVYMLDNEAKWKQLSPMPKPDSHIEFAWVVVNNSIVIVGGTTEKHPITKKMILVGEVFRFDLETLKWSVIGRMPFRIKTALAGYWDGWLYFTSGQRDRGPDNPSPKKVVGSMWRTKLHVWCPMFEPEVSVYS; encoded by the exons ATGGCTGCGCCGGCGCCGCCAACCACAAGCTCCAAGCCGCCCCTCCCCCCGCGGCTCGCCGTGCCGCTCGCCCTCGCGCTCCTCCTCGCTCTCGCATTCGTTGCCGACTTCCTCTCCTATTCCTCCGCCATCAGCCCGGCCGTCTCCTCCTCTTCCAAGACG GAGGGTAATATTGACGATACGAAGCTTCGCAATGGATCACCGGCGGTGAGACACCTCAACGCCACGTTCTCGGACCTGCCGGCGCCGCACTGGGAGTGGGAGGAGATGCCGCCGGCGCCCGTTCCCCGGCTTGACGGGGCGTCCGTGCAGATCGGGGACCTCCTCTACGTCGTCGCAGGGTACGGGAGCCTCGACCAT GTCCATTCTCATGTGGATGTGTACAATTTCACTTCTAACACATGGACTGGAAGGTTTGATATGCCCAAGATGTCAAATTCACATTTAGGGATGGCCTCAGATGGGAGATACATCTATGCAGTGTCTGGACAATTTGGTCCACAGTGTCGGCCAGCTGTGAGCCGTAATTTTGTTCTAGACACAAAGTTAAGGAAGTGGGACGAATTGCCTCCTTTACCTGTTCCTAG GTATGCACCAGCTACTCAACTTTGGCGTGGGCGGCTTCATGTGATGGGTGGTGGCAAAGAAGACCGCCATGAACCTGGATTAGAGCACTGGAGCCTTGCTGTGAAGGATGCCAAAGCATTGGAGAATGAGTGGCGAGCTGAAATACCGATACCACGTGGTGGACCTCATAG GGCATGTGTTGTTGCTAACGACAAACTCTTTGTGATTGGTGGTCAAGAGGGAGACTTCATGCCTAAACCAGGGTCACCTATTTTTAAATGCGCAAGGAGGCATGAG GTTGTTTATGGTGATGTGTATATGCTAGACAATGAAGCTAAATGGAAGCAACTGTCTCCAATGCCAAAGCCAGATTCCCACATAGAATTTGCATGGGTCGTTGTTAATAACTCCATAGTAATTGTTGGCGGAACTACCGAGAAGCACCCTATCACCAAAAAGATGATTCTTGTTGGTGAAGTCTTCCGGTTTGATTTGGAAACATTG AAATGGTCAGTCATTGGTCGTATGCCTTTCCGGATCAAGACAGCCTTAGCTGGTTACTGGGATGGTTGGCTCTATTTCACTTCTGGGCAGAGGGATAGGGGACCTGATAATCCAAGTCCTAAGAAAGTTGTTGGTTCTATGTGGAGAACGAAACTGCACGTCTGGTGTCCAATGTTTGAACCAGAGGTTTCTGTATATTcttaa